A genome region from Clostridium pasteurianum includes the following:
- a CDS encoding alpha/beta fold hydrolase, translating to MLNYVQAGNNKSSKTLLFIHGAASNHRVYGEVQKYLEDYNCILIDLNGHGDSKGPCSPTIEGYIDNVTDFIKNSDVTKNQNDITIIGYSMGGATVLGIALKKLHNVKRGVVISGTSKFNKLKDTEFIKKIYEKHELDRECLRKYIGNQSNPLAIKYAHLGESNPELLMNNLVACSKFDISDKIKNIDIPVKILISRDEKLVLLECAERDNSRIKNSILTIFESGMHVLPIINGKGVAKEIAAFISD from the coding sequence ATGTTAAATTATGTACAAGCTGGGAATAATAAAAGTTCAAAAACATTACTATTTATACATGGAGCCGCTTCAAATCATAGAGTCTATGGTGAAGTTCAAAAATATCTTGAAGATTATAACTGCATACTAATCGATCTTAATGGTCACGGTGATAGTAAAGGGCCTTGCTCTCCTACCATTGAAGGATATATTGATAATGTAACAGATTTTATAAAAAATAGTGATGTAACCAAAAATCAAAATGACATCACTATAATAGGTTATAGTATGGGCGGTGCAACTGTTCTTGGAATAGCATTAAAAAAATTACATAATGTAAAAAGAGGTGTAGTCATAAGTGGCACATCTAAATTTAATAAATTAAAAGATACTGAATTTATAAAAAAAATTTATGAAAAACATGAATTAGACCGTGAATGCTTACGCAAATATATTGGAAATCAATCTAATCCATTAGCTATTAAATACGCACATCTTGGAGAATCAAATCCAGAACTATTGATGAACAATTTGGTAGCATGCTCAAAATTTGATATATCTGACAAAATAAAAAATATTGATATACCAGTTAAAATTCTTATATCAAGAGATGAAAAGCTTGTACTACTAGAATGCGCTGAACGGGATAATTCTAGAATCAAAAATTCTATACTAACAATTTTTGAAAGTGGAATGCATGTTTTGCCTATTATAAATGGTAAAGGAGTGGCAAAGGAAATTGCTGCTTTTATATCAGATTAA
- a CDS encoding alpha/beta fold hydrolase, which translates to MLHYVQIGNKKSADTLLFVHGSGNTYKIFGEVYKHLTNYNCILIDLNGHGESKGECSSTLEGYADNVIDFIKNSNSTRNQNKITLIGYSLGGSIVLSIALKKLPNIKQAIIISGASKFDKLKDIKAMKELHKSGKIDIDFFNKCMSNQPNPLVYKYMHISKSDPKVSINDLAICENLDISNKIKDIDIPVKIIIARDEISVLLKYAERDNAKIKNSTLTIFENGRHFLLVVHGKEVAKEIAGFVSG; encoded by the coding sequence ATGTTACATTATGTGCAAATAGGTAATAAAAAAAGCGCTGATACTCTACTCTTTGTACACGGAAGTGGTAATACCTATAAGATTTTTGGAGAAGTTTATAAACACTTAACTAATTACAATTGTATCCTTATAGATCTTAATGGTCACGGTGAAAGTAAAGGTGAATGCTCCTCTACTCTGGAAGGATATGCAGATAATGTTATAGATTTTATAAAAAATAGTAACTCAACTAGAAATCAAAATAAAATCACCCTAATAGGATATAGTCTTGGTGGTTCAATAGTTCTTAGCATAGCATTAAAAAAATTGCCTAATATAAAACAAGCTATAATTATAAGCGGTGCATCTAAATTTGATAAATTAAAAGACATTAAGGCAATGAAAGAACTTCATAAAAGCGGCAAAATAGATATAGATTTCTTTAATAAATGTATGAGTAATCAGCCTAATCCGCTAGTTTACAAATATATGCATATATCAAAATCAGATCCAAAAGTATCAATAAATGATTTAGCAATATGTGAAAATTTAGATATATCTAATAAAATTAAAGATATTGATATACCTGTAAAAATTATTATAGCAAGAGATGAAATATCAGTGCTTTTAAAATATGCTGAACGTGATAATGCTAAAATTAAGAATTCCACATTAACAATTTTTGAAAATGGAAGGCACTTTTTATTAGTAGTACATGGCAAAGAAGTGGCGAAAGAAATCGCTGGTTTTGTATCTGGTTAA